The following proteins are encoded in a genomic region of Micrococcaceae bacterium Sec5.8:
- a CDS encoding GAF and ANTAR domain-containing protein, with product MLLPEANHVPEDHGRDPLSTIDQIQNLILESADFEDFLNELARFSAHQVAGAGDDALCGITLLRDRKAATIGWSSDSAREVDEIQYRLSQGPCLTAAQEEREVYVPDLFSEDRWGPAYASAVAAHGLRSVLSVPFHLQGEAQAALNLYSDVPNKFDGDVAARARGYTRQISAALRLAVRFSLHTDSATNLRATLESRTVIDMAVGIVMAQNRCDQETAVRILTDASSNGNVKLRVIATSLVQSVGGAASRTHFEEPGQREAG from the coding sequence ATGCTCCTTCCCGAAGCCAACCACGTTCCCGAAGACCATGGACGTGACCCCCTCAGCACCATCGACCAGATTCAGAACCTCATTCTGGAAAGCGCCGACTTCGAGGACTTCCTGAATGAGCTTGCCCGGTTCTCCGCACACCAGGTGGCAGGCGCCGGGGACGACGCCCTGTGCGGTATCACTCTGCTCCGGGACCGCAAGGCTGCGACCATCGGGTGGAGCAGCGACTCCGCCCGTGAAGTGGACGAAATCCAGTACCGGCTCTCGCAGGGTCCGTGCCTGACCGCGGCGCAGGAGGAACGCGAGGTTTACGTTCCGGACCTCTTTTCCGAGGACCGCTGGGGTCCCGCCTACGCCAGTGCCGTCGCCGCGCACGGCCTGCGTTCCGTGCTTTCCGTGCCGTTCCACCTGCAGGGCGAGGCCCAGGCTGCGCTGAACCTTTACTCCGACGTGCCGAACAAGTTCGACGGCGATGTCGCCGCGCGGGCGCGCGGCTACACCCGCCAGATTTCGGCTGCATTGCGGCTCGCGGTCCGCTTCTCCCTGCACACGGACAGTGCCACCAACCTCCGGGCCACCCTCGAATCCCGGACCGTTATTGACATGGCCGTCGGGATTGTCATGGCGCAGAACCGGTGCGACCAGGAGACGGCTGTCCGGATTCTCACGGACGCCTCCAGCAACGGCAACGTCAAATTGCGTGTCATCGCCACTTCGCTGGTCCAGTCCGTGGGCGGCGCCGCCTCCCGGACCCACTTTGAGGAGCCGGGCCAACGGGAAGCCGGCTGA
- a CDS encoding thioesterase domain-containing protein, producing the protein MLRKAEVGDTGGDGDAARVLRHAAGLKRYSRRSFLTGTAAASVLAADMLFTRRVQAERRVHKVLTVPDETAEKYFPHASWFLFPGYKTSWEEARWILNALRGALNKRGQLAAVGYSNVGLDIDEIVIAVVEHARAHQLTTFYFYGHSFGGMVATQVAARLRELHGIEVAFILLDSSPCSKYDVLDQSWFEGVVFLYERGFRFPTVLRGGYELGERMLHKDERSWGQILDQTMEQLSPIAPSSVLIQSESAYIYHFDATRFAGKLGGTRMVFVGNPQDKTVDYETARDSWSLIFKDNIVSDDLRTDGARPAHASPGWNPSVYRPIIEQLEATLFPLPSGGGRKTAF; encoded by the coding sequence GTGCTGCGGAAAGCGGAAGTTGGCGACACCGGCGGTGACGGCGATGCCGCCCGCGTGCTTCGCCATGCCGCCGGGCTGAAAAGGTATTCCCGGCGAAGCTTCCTGACCGGAACGGCTGCCGCCTCCGTTCTGGCAGCGGACATGCTGTTCACCCGGCGCGTGCAGGCCGAACGCCGCGTCCACAAGGTCCTGACCGTGCCGGATGAAACCGCGGAGAAGTACTTCCCGCACGCCAGCTGGTTCCTCTTTCCGGGTTACAAGACGAGCTGGGAGGAAGCCCGCTGGATCCTGAATGCGCTGCGGGGCGCTTTGAACAAGCGCGGCCAGCTTGCCGCCGTCGGCTACTCCAACGTGGGCCTCGACATTGACGAGATCGTGATCGCCGTGGTCGAACACGCGCGGGCCCATCAGCTGACCACGTTCTACTTCTACGGCCACAGCTTCGGCGGAATGGTGGCTACCCAGGTAGCGGCCCGGCTTCGGGAGCTCCACGGCATTGAGGTGGCGTTTATCCTTCTGGATTCCAGCCCGTGCAGCAAGTACGACGTGCTGGACCAGAGCTGGTTTGAGGGGGTGGTGTTCCTTTACGAGCGCGGCTTCCGATTCCCCACGGTGCTGCGGGGCGGCTACGAACTCGGCGAGCGGATGCTGCACAAGGATGAGCGCAGCTGGGGACAGATCCTGGACCAGACCATGGAACAGCTCTCACCCATTGCGCCGTCGAGTGTCCTGATCCAGTCCGAGTCTGCCTATATCTACCATTTTGACGCGACGCGCTTTGCAGGAAAGCTCGGCGGGACCCGCATGGTCTTTGTCGGCAACCCGCAGGACAAGACCGTGGACTACGAGACCGCCCGCGACTCCTGGTCCCTGATATTCAAAGACAACATTGTCTCGGATGACTTGAGGACCGACGGTGCCCGGCCCGCGCACGCCAGTCCGGGCTGGAATCCGTCCGTGTACCGGCCCATCATCGAGCAGTTGGAGGCCACTCTTTTTCCGCTTCCTTCCGGTGGAGGAAGAAAGACCGCCTTTTAA
- a CDS encoding HAD-IIA family hydrolase: MDEQRDDQQSDSADGPAAASMYRSGQDIECWLTDMDGVLVHENQPIPGAAELIQRWVDTSRRFLVLTNNSIYTPRDLAARLKSSGLEIPEENIWTSALATAQFLKDQVRGSDSGNRAYTIGEAGLTTALHEAGFILTDQDPDFVVLGETRTYSFEAITMAIRLILGGARFIATNPDATGPSKDGPMPATGAIAALITKATGREPYIVGKPNPMMFRSAMNQIDAHSETTAMIGDRMDTDIIAGMEAGLHTVLVLSGITHRDDIAAYPFRPNQILNSVADLKNQI; encoded by the coding sequence ATGGATGAGCAGCGCGATGACCAGCAGAGCGATTCGGCGGACGGACCGGCGGCGGCGTCGATGTACCGCAGCGGCCAGGACATAGAGTGCTGGCTCACCGACATGGACGGTGTGCTCGTGCATGAGAACCAGCCCATTCCAGGCGCCGCGGAACTCATCCAGCGCTGGGTGGACACGTCCCGGCGTTTCCTCGTCCTGACAAACAACTCAATCTATACGCCCCGGGACCTGGCCGCCCGGCTGAAAAGTTCGGGCCTGGAGATCCCTGAGGAGAACATCTGGACCTCGGCCCTGGCCACGGCGCAGTTCCTCAAGGATCAGGTGCGCGGCTCGGATTCGGGCAACCGCGCCTACACGATCGGCGAGGCGGGCCTCACGACGGCGCTGCACGAGGCAGGCTTCATCCTCACCGACCAGGACCCGGACTTTGTGGTGCTCGGCGAGACCCGCACCTACTCCTTTGAAGCCATCACCATGGCCATCCGGCTCATTCTGGGCGGGGCGCGGTTCATCGCCACCAACCCGGACGCCACCGGACCTTCCAAGGACGGTCCCATGCCCGCCACCGGTGCCATCGCGGCGCTCATCACCAAAGCGACCGGCCGGGAACCCTACATTGTGGGGAAACCGAACCCGATGATGTTCCGCTCGGCGATGAACCAGATCGACGCGCACTCGGAAACCACTGCCATGATCGGTGACCGGATGGACACGGACATCATCGCGGGCATGGAGGCGGGGCTGCACACGGTGCTGGTGCTCAGCGGCATCACGCACCGGGACGACATCGCCGCCTACCCGTTCCGGCCCAACCAGATCCTGAACTCCGTGGCGGATTTGAAGAACCAGATCTAA
- a CDS encoding TrmH family RNA methyltransferase, whose protein sequence is MPSETRPANAHGAEEGEAPRAEVGVGPWDGELPEGDHWDPDLLADGDRRNVVDKYRYWKHESIVADLDAKRHNFHIAIENWQHDMNIGTVVRTANAFLAKEVHIIGRRRWNRRGAMVTDRYQHVRHHPTVADFVAWAQGEGLAIIGIDIFPDSVPLETYELPRDCVLVFGQEGPGLSPEVHEAAADTLSIEQFGSTRSINAASAAAIAMHAWIRRHVFGQLPG, encoded by the coding sequence ATACCCAGCGAAACCCGTCCCGCAAACGCGCACGGAGCTGAGGAGGGGGAAGCGCCCAGGGCGGAGGTCGGCGTCGGGCCCTGGGACGGTGAACTGCCGGAGGGCGATCACTGGGACCCGGACCTGCTCGCGGACGGCGACCGCCGCAACGTGGTGGACAAATACCGCTACTGGAAACACGAGTCGATCGTGGCGGACCTGGACGCCAAACGGCACAATTTCCATATCGCGATCGAAAACTGGCAGCACGACATGAACATCGGCACCGTCGTTCGCACCGCCAACGCGTTCCTGGCCAAGGAAGTGCACATCATTGGCCGGCGCCGGTGGAACCGCCGCGGGGCCATGGTCACTGACCGGTACCAGCACGTCCGCCACCACCCCACCGTTGCGGACTTCGTGGCGTGGGCGCAGGGGGAGGGCCTCGCGATCATCGGGATCGACATCTTCCCGGACTCCGTTCCGCTGGAAACCTACGAACTGCCCAGGGACTGCGTACTGGTATTCGGGCAGGAGGGTCCCGGGCTGTCCCCCGAAGTCCATGAGGCGGCGGCGGACACCCTGTCGATCGAGCAGTTCGGGTCCACCCGCTCCATCAACGCCGCCTCGGCCGCGGCCATCGCGATGCACGCCTGGATCCGACGGCACGTCTTCGGCCAGCTCCCGGGCTAA
- the fbaA gene encoding class II fructose-bisphosphate aldolase, whose protein sequence is MPIATPEIYSEMIDRAKTGGFAFPAVNVTSSQTLNAALRGFAEAESDGIVQVSTGGAAYWSGASTKDMVAGSLGFAAFAREVAKNYGVNIALHTDHCPKDKLEGFVLPLLAASEAEVKAGRNPLFNSHMWDGSAETLQENLRIARELLERTAAAKMILEVEIGTVGGEEDGVENAINDKLYTTVEDALATIDALGAGENGRYITALTFGNVHGVYKPGGVKLRPEILKDIQEQVGAKIGKPNPFDLVFHGGSGSSEKEIADAVSYGVIKMNIDTDTQYAFTRPVADHMLRNYDGVLKVDGEVGNKKLYDPRVWGASAEAGLAARVVEAAQQLGSTGKTF, encoded by the coding sequence ATGCCCATTGCAACCCCAGAGATCTACTCCGAGATGATCGACCGCGCTAAGACGGGCGGCTTTGCCTTTCCAGCCGTCAACGTCACCTCCTCCCAGACCCTGAATGCAGCCCTCCGCGGCTTCGCCGAGGCCGAGTCCGACGGCATCGTCCAGGTCTCCACCGGCGGCGCCGCTTACTGGTCAGGCGCCTCCACCAAGGACATGGTGGCCGGTTCCCTGGGCTTCGCCGCGTTTGCCCGCGAAGTGGCCAAGAACTACGGCGTCAACATCGCCCTGCACACGGACCATTGCCCCAAGGACAAGCTGGAAGGTTTCGTCCTGCCGTTGCTGGCCGCGTCGGAGGCCGAGGTCAAAGCCGGGCGCAACCCGCTCTTCAACTCGCACATGTGGGACGGCTCCGCTGAGACCCTGCAGGAAAACCTGCGGATTGCCCGCGAGCTGCTTGAGCGCACCGCTGCCGCGAAGATGATCCTCGAGGTCGAGATCGGCACCGTCGGCGGCGAGGAAGACGGCGTCGAGAACGCCATCAATGACAAGCTCTACACCACCGTCGAGGACGCCCTCGCCACGATCGACGCCCTCGGTGCCGGCGAGAACGGCCGCTACATCACGGCGCTGACCTTCGGCAACGTGCACGGCGTGTACAAGCCCGGCGGCGTGAAGCTGCGCCCGGAAATCCTCAAGGATATCCAGGAGCAGGTGGGCGCCAAGATCGGCAAACCGAACCCGTTCGACCTCGTCTTCCACGGCGGATCCGGCTCGTCCGAGAAGGAAATCGCGGACGCCGTTTCCTACGGTGTCATCAAGATGAACATCGACACCGACACCCAGTACGCCTTCACGCGCCCGGTCGCGGACCACATGCTGCGCAACTACGACGGCGTGCTGAAGGTCGACGGTGAGGTGGGCAACAAGAAGCTGTACGATCCGCGCGTCTGGGGCGCCTCCGCCGAGGCCGGCCTGGCTGCCCGCGTCGTGGAGGCTGCCCAGCAGCTCGGCTCCACCGGCAAGACGTTCTAG
- a CDS encoding DUF3151 domain-containing protein, with product MSDEFRRNLMGPEPTHLPAETEVYAALDAGQEALDLVEKHPTSSLLWAVLAEEAWSEGRTIDSYAYSRVGYHRGLDSLRRNGWRGVGPIPWDHEPNRGFLRALYSLGRASAAIGEAEEPERIEKFLKDSDPTAKAAIEVEKR from the coding sequence ATGTCGGATGAATTCCGCCGGAACCTGATGGGTCCGGAGCCGACGCACCTGCCCGCCGAAACCGAAGTCTACGCGGCGCTGGACGCCGGCCAGGAAGCCCTGGACCTGGTGGAAAAGCACCCGACGTCCTCGCTGCTCTGGGCCGTGCTGGCTGAGGAAGCGTGGAGTGAAGGCCGGACCATCGACTCCTACGCCTATTCCCGCGTGGGCTACCACCGGGGACTGGATTCGCTGCGCCGCAACGGCTGGCGCGGCGTCGGGCCCATCCCCTGGGACCACGAACCGAACCGCGGTTTCCTGCGCGCCCTGTACTCGCTGGGCCGCGCCTCCGCCGCGATCGGCGAGGCCGAGGAACCGGAGCGGATCGAGAAATTCCTCAAGGACTCCGATCCCACCGCCAAGGCAGCGATCGAAGTCGAAAAGCGCTAA
- a CDS encoding uracil-DNA glycosylase, whose protein sequence is MTALATENSREQLLSRRYEPSVAAVNELCDTLQATKAGMNVSYVDPIHDVDECRIISLFSNIGTEDESGFITAGDEEAATRLLGVHWKLGLRPEYVMPWNVHPWYVPGEPNGKFTPDQISAGLKPLLKFLAVVPRASVIVAHGTEANRLANLLLKTEVPMIWRRGLKTYKVRSLSGRAFAGTPARQEQYLEEMGTVYADAMARTGLAKTS, encoded by the coding sequence ATGACAGCCTTGGCCACTGAAAATTCCCGCGAGCAGCTTTTGAGCCGCCGCTACGAACCTAGCGTCGCAGCCGTAAACGAGCTGTGCGACACGCTGCAGGCCACCAAAGCTGGCATGAACGTCTCCTACGTGGACCCGATCCACGACGTCGACGAGTGCCGCATCATCAGCCTCTTCTCCAACATCGGAACCGAGGACGAGTCGGGTTTCATCACGGCCGGCGACGAGGAAGCGGCCACCCGCCTGCTGGGCGTCCACTGGAAGCTGGGCCTGCGTCCTGAGTATGTGATGCCGTGGAACGTTCACCCCTGGTACGTCCCGGGCGAGCCGAACGGCAAGTTCACGCCGGACCAGATCTCCGCCGGTCTGAAGCCGCTGCTGAAATTCCTTGCCGTGGTGCCCCGCGCCTCGGTGATCGTGGCCCACGGCACCGAAGCCAACCGCCTCGCGAACCTGCTCCTGAAGACCGAGGTGCCGATGATCTGGCGCCGTGGCCTCAAGACGTACAAGGTCCGCTCGCTCAGCGGCCGTGCCTTCGCCGGCACACCTGCCCGGCAGGAGCAGTACCTTGAGGAAATGGGCACCGTCTACGCCGACGCCATGGCCCGCACAGGACTGGCGAAGACCAGCTGA
- a CDS encoding cobalamin-independent methionine synthase II family protein translates to MPQNTDHIRATHAGSLPRTPELIAANEAKESDGITPEFLDLLEASVVDIVQRQKDLGIDIPNDGEYGHTMSSAVDYGAWWNYSFSRLGGLEPTDVDRWADAAVHRSSPGHIVLTSFPDRRDRQKFNDAYNDPSSGILAHRRSVTQPKIAGPLSYTGQALVGSDIANLKTGLAAAGLSEGFVASLSPGSCARVANEYYTSDEELLYACADAMREEYKAIIDAGLTVQLDDPSLAESWDQINPEPGLADYLKFIQLRVEATNWALRDLPQDQIRLHVCWGSWHGPHTTDIAFADIIGSVMQVNAGAYSFEAANVRHEHEWRVWEDTKLPDGKVIIPGVVSHATNVVEHPDLVADRIVRFAELVGRENVIASTDCGLGGRVHPQIAFAKLESLGEGARRATTRLW, encoded by the coding sequence ATGCCGCAGAACACCGATCATATCCGCGCCACCCATGCAGGCTCGTTGCCCCGCACGCCCGAGCTCATTGCCGCGAACGAGGCCAAAGAGTCAGACGGCATCACTCCCGAGTTCCTGGACCTGCTGGAAGCCTCCGTGGTGGACATTGTGCAGCGCCAAAAGGATCTCGGCATCGACATCCCCAACGACGGCGAATACGGGCACACCATGTCCAGCGCGGTGGATTACGGTGCGTGGTGGAATTACTCCTTCAGCCGGCTGGGCGGCCTGGAACCGACGGATGTGGACCGCTGGGCGGACGCCGCCGTGCACCGCTCCAGCCCCGGCCACATCGTGCTGACCTCCTTCCCGGACCGGCGCGACCGGCAAAAATTCAACGATGCCTACAACGATCCGTCCTCCGGGATCCTGGCGCACCGCCGGTCCGTCACGCAGCCGAAGATCGCCGGCCCGCTGAGCTACACCGGCCAGGCCCTGGTGGGCTCGGACATCGCCAACCTCAAGACCGGCCTGGCCGCAGCCGGGCTGTCCGAGGGCTTCGTCGCCTCCCTCTCCCCCGGCTCCTGCGCCCGCGTCGCCAATGAGTATTACACCTCCGATGAGGAACTTCTCTACGCCTGCGCCGACGCCATGCGCGAGGAGTACAAGGCCATCATCGATGCCGGGCTCACAGTCCAGCTCGATGACCCGTCGCTGGCCGAAAGCTGGGACCAGATCAACCCGGAACCGGGCCTGGCCGACTATCTGAAGTTCATCCAGCTCAGGGTTGAGGCCACCAACTGGGCACTGCGCGATCTTCCCCAGGACCAGATCCGCCTGCACGTGTGCTGGGGCTCCTGGCACGGACCGCACACCACCGACATTGCCTTCGCCGACATCATCGGCTCCGTCATGCAGGTCAACGCGGGGGCTTACTCCTTCGAGGCCGCCAACGTCCGCCACGAACACGAATGGCGGGTCTGGGAGGACACCAAACTGCCCGACGGAAAAGTCATTATTCCTGGCGTCGTTTCCCACGCCACCAACGTCGTCGAGCACCCGGACCTGGTGGCTGACCGGATCGTCCGTTTCGCCGAATTGGTGGGCCGGGAAAATGTGATTGCCTCCACAGACTGCGGTCTCGGCGGCCGCGTGCATCCGCAAATCGCCTTTGCCAAGCTGGAATCCCTGGGCGAGGGGGCCCGCCGGGCCACCACCCGGCTCTGGTAG
- a CDS encoding adenylosuccinate synthase — MPAIVIVGAQWGDEGKGKATDLLGGRVDYVVKPNGGNNAGHTVVVGGEKYELKLLPAGILSPNAVPIIGNGCVVNLEALFQEVDGLEARGADTSKLRISANAHLVAPYHQVLDKVTERFLGSRAIGTTGRGIGPAYMDKVARLGIRVQDVFDASILRQKVEGSLRQKNELLVKVYNRRDIEVDEIVEYFLSFAERLRPLVIDSTYVLNTALDEGKVVLMEGGQATFLDVDHGTYPFVTSSNPTAGGASVGSGIGPTRISRSIGIIKAYTTRVGAGPFPTELFDEMGMYLQKTGGEFGVNTGRPRRCGWYDAVLARHASRVNGFTDYFVTKLDVLTGIEQIPVCVAYDVDGVRHEEMPMTQTDFHHAKPIFEYFEGWTEDITGARTLEDLPENAKNYVLALEKLSGTRFSAIGVGPDRDQTIVINDLIND; from the coding sequence ATGCCAGCAATCGTGATCGTCGGAGCCCAATGGGGCGACGAAGGCAAAGGCAAGGCCACTGACCTGCTTGGTGGCCGAGTCGACTACGTCGTCAAGCCCAACGGCGGCAACAATGCCGGCCACACCGTCGTCGTAGGCGGTGAGAAGTACGAGCTCAAGCTCCTTCCGGCCGGCATCCTGAGCCCCAACGCTGTCCCGATTATCGGCAACGGCTGCGTGGTGAACCTTGAAGCGCTGTTCCAGGAAGTCGACGGCCTTGAAGCCCGCGGCGCCGACACCTCCAAGCTGCGTATCTCCGCCAACGCCCACCTCGTGGCGCCGTACCACCAGGTGCTGGACAAGGTCACCGAGCGTTTCCTGGGCAGCCGCGCCATCGGCACTACGGGCCGGGGCATCGGACCGGCCTACATGGACAAGGTGGCCCGCCTCGGCATCCGCGTCCAGGACGTCTTTGACGCCTCCATTCTGCGCCAGAAGGTCGAAGGCTCGCTGCGCCAGAAGAATGAACTTTTGGTCAAGGTCTACAACCGCCGCGACATTGAGGTGGACGAGATCGTGGAGTACTTCCTGTCCTTCGCCGAGCGTCTGCGCCCGCTGGTCATTGACAGCACCTATGTGCTGAACACCGCCCTGGACGAGGGCAAGGTGGTCCTCATGGAGGGCGGCCAGGCCACGTTCCTGGACGTCGACCACGGCACCTACCCGTTTGTGACCTCCTCGAACCCGACGGCCGGCGGCGCCTCCGTGGGCTCGGGCATCGGCCCCACCCGGATCTCGCGTTCCATCGGCATCATTAAGGCGTACACCACCCGCGTGGGCGCCGGTCCGTTCCCCACCGAACTGTTCGATGAGATGGGCATGTACCTGCAGAAGACGGGCGGTGAGTTTGGTGTCAACACCGGCCGGCCGCGCCGCTGCGGCTGGTACGACGCCGTGCTGGCGCGCCACGCCTCGCGCGTTAACGGCTTCACTGACTACTTCGTCACCAAACTCGACGTCCTCACCGGCATCGAACAGATCCCGGTCTGCGTGGCCTACGACGTCGATGGCGTCCGGCACGAGGAAATGCCGATGACGCAGACCGATTTCCACCACGCCAAGCCGATTTTCGAGTACTTCGAGGGCTGGACAGAGGACATCACCGGCGCCCGCACCCTGGAGGACCTTCCGGAGAACGCCAAAAACTACGTGCTGGCCCTGGAAAAGCTCTCCGGCACGCGCTTCTCGGCGATCGGCGTCGGTCCTGACCGCGACCAGACCATCGTGATCAACGATTTGATCAACGACTGA
- a CDS encoding CoA-binding protein, with protein MSTEDERTWTGPSAPERLALLRQATSIAIVGASDKPSRASYFVATYLQSSTRYTVYFVNPVVKEILGQRTYASLADLPESPDIVDVFRKHDDLPGVLDEAVAAGAKTLWLQLGSWHEDVAKEAEAAGLDVVMDRCVKIEHARFHGGLHLAGFDTGVISSKRQVLA; from the coding sequence GTGAGCACCGAAGACGAACGTACCTGGACCGGGCCGTCCGCCCCGGAGCGGCTGGCCCTGCTGCGGCAGGCAACGTCGATCGCGATCGTGGGCGCCTCGGACAAACCGTCCCGGGCGAGCTACTTCGTTGCCACCTACCTGCAGTCCTCCACGCGCTACACGGTGTATTTCGTAAATCCGGTGGTGAAGGAAATCCTGGGCCAGCGAACGTACGCCTCGCTCGCGGACCTGCCGGAAAGCCCGGACATCGTGGACGTGTTCCGCAAGCACGATGACCTGCCGGGGGTCCTGGACGAGGCCGTCGCCGCCGGCGCCAAAACGCTTTGGCTGCAGCTGGGCTCGTGGCACGAGGATGTGGCGAAGGAAGCCGAGGCGGCCGGGCTCGACGTCGTGATGGACCGTTGCGTGAAAATTGAGCATGCCCGGTTCCACGGCGGACTGCATCTGGCCGGCTTCGACACCGGCGTTATTTCGTCCAAACGGCAGGTCCTGGCCTAA
- a CDS encoding O-acetylhomoserine aminocarboxypropyltransferase/cysteine synthase family protein, translated as MADRKFGFRTRALHAGGTPDAEHGARAVPIYQSTSFVFKDTQDAANLFALQKYGNIYSRIGNPTVAAFEERIASLEGGIGAVATSSGMAAEFITFAALTQAGDHIVAASQLYGGTVTQLDVTLRRFGVDTTFVPGTDPADYAAAIRENTKAIFVEVVANPSSEVQDLEGLAKAAHDAGIPLVVDATLSTPYLVRPIEHGADIVIHSATKFLGGHGTTLGGVIVESGRFNWGNGKFPTMTEPVASYGNVSWWGNFGEYGFLTKLRCEQLRDIGPALSPMSAFQLLQGVETLPQRLDEHLKNAQAVAEWLEADERVAYVNYSGLPSHPHFERARKYLPLGPGSVFSFGVNGGRAAGQRFIESLQLASHLANVGDSRTLVIHPGSTTHQQLSPEQLESAGIPEDLVRISIGLEDLEDILWDIDQALDTATVAAPDAPARGADTPEADACTIGVNA; from the coding sequence ATGGCTGACCGTAAGTTCGGGTTCCGTACCCGCGCCCTGCACGCCGGCGGCACCCCCGACGCCGAGCACGGCGCCCGGGCCGTGCCGATCTACCAGAGCACGTCTTTCGTGTTCAAGGACACCCAGGACGCCGCCAACCTCTTTGCGCTGCAGAAGTACGGCAACATTTACTCCCGGATCGGCAACCCCACGGTGGCCGCGTTCGAGGAGCGCATCGCGTCCCTGGAGGGCGGCATCGGTGCGGTGGCGACGTCCTCGGGGATGGCCGCGGAGTTCATCACTTTCGCTGCGCTCACCCAGGCCGGCGACCACATCGTGGCAGCCTCCCAGCTGTACGGTGGCACGGTCACCCAGCTGGATGTCACACTGCGCCGCTTCGGCGTCGACACCACGTTCGTCCCCGGCACCGATCCGGCGGACTACGCCGCAGCCATCCGGGAGAACACCAAGGCGATCTTCGTCGAGGTGGTGGCCAACCCCTCCTCCGAAGTCCAGGACCTCGAGGGGCTGGCCAAGGCAGCGCACGACGCCGGCATACCGCTCGTCGTCGACGCCACCTTGAGCACGCCGTACCTGGTGCGGCCGATCGAACACGGCGCGGACATCGTCATCCATTCCGCCACCAAGTTCCTTGGCGGCCACGGCACCACCCTCGGCGGCGTCATCGTCGAAAGCGGCCGCTTCAACTGGGGCAACGGGAAGTTCCCGACGATGACCGAGCCGGTGGCCTCCTACGGCAACGTCTCCTGGTGGGGCAACTTCGGCGAGTACGGCTTCCTCACGAAGCTCCGCTGCGAGCAGCTGCGCGACATCGGACCGGCGCTGTCGCCGATGTCCGCGTTCCAGCTCCTGCAGGGCGTGGAGACCCTTCCGCAGCGCCTGGACGAACACCTGAAGAACGCCCAGGCCGTCGCGGAGTGGCTCGAAGCGGACGAACGCGTGGCCTACGTGAACTACTCGGGCCTGCCCTCGCACCCGCACTTCGAGCGGGCCCGGAAATACCTTCCGCTCGGACCGGGCTCGGTCTTCTCCTTCGGCGTGAACGGCGGCCGCGCGGCGGGGCAGAGGTTCATCGAGTCCCTGCAGTTGGCCTCACACCTGGCCAACGTCGGCGATTCCCGGACCCTCGTCATCCATCCCGGGTCCACCACCCACCAGCAGCTCAGCCCGGAACAGCTCGAGTCGGCCGGCATCCCGGAGGACCTGGTCCGGATCTCCATCGGGCTGGAAGACCTCGAGGACATCCTCTGGGACATTGACCAGGCCCTGGACACTGCAACGGTGGCAGCCCCTGATGCACCCGCCCGCGGCGCAGACACACCAGAGGCTGACGCCTGCACGATCGGAGTAAACGCGTGA